CCGGCTATGACCACCAGACCTCCGCTCCAGAGGCGCCGGAGCCGGAGAGCCTGTCAACCTGGAAGGAAATGATCACCGCCAACATGGATCGCATCCCGGACGCCCGAAGGCGCGAAGCCCGGGGCGCTCCGCCGGTGGACTATCGCTATGTCGACTTGCCGGTCTTCATGGGAGGCGATGCCCGGTCCGGTCCGAACCGGATCTGGGTGCGAGCCGCGGGCGGCGTGCCGAACGACGCGCTGCTTCATCAATGCATCCTCGTCTACGCATCGGATATGTCGATGATCGACACCATGCTCCGCCACCACGGGATGAAGGGCCCTCTGGGGCCGGTCGCCATGGCCGCCAGCCTCGACCATGCGGTGTGGTTCCACAGGCCGTTCCAAGCGGACGAGTGGCTTCTCTATGTCCAGGAGAGCCCCTCTGCTGCGGGCGCCCGCGGCTTTTCCCGGGGCTCGATCTACCAAGGTGGCGGCCTGGTGGCCTCGGTGGCGCAGGAGGGGCTGGTGAGGCCGTCTCGGAAGAGCGGTTGACGAATCATCAGGGATGAATAATTGTCACCCATGTGACCCAGCCGCATCCGATCGCCGCAACTCCCACCGGTCGGAGGGAGCGGCGGAAAGCCGAGACCCGGGCGCGGCTCCTGGCGGCTGCGCGCGCCCTCTTCGTCGAGCGCGGTTATCACGCCACCCGTCCCCAGGACATCGCCTCCGCGGCCGACCTCGCCACGGGCACCTTCTACGTTCATTTCGCCGACAAGCGAGAGGCTTTTCTGGCGTTCTCCGAGCAGGCATCCAGTGAGCTGATGGAGCGGGTCGACGCGGCAGCTCGCCAAAGCACCGACTTCGAAGACCGCATCTATCGTTCGCTGGAAGCCCTGCTGGCCTACTCGGACGAGAATCCGGGCACCCTGCGTACGACGTTCGCCGATGCGGCCTTGATCGCTGCAGATCTGCCGCGCTCAGCCGGCCTGCCCGAGCAGTTGGCCGAATCCATCGCCCAGGGGCTTCGGCATGGCATGGAGGCCG
This region of bacterium genomic DNA includes:
- a CDS encoding TetR/AcrR family transcriptional regulator, with amino-acid sequence MTQPHPIAATPTGRRERRKAETRARLLAAARALFVERGYHATRPQDIASAADLATGTFYVHFADKREAFLAFSEQASSELMERVDAAARQSTDFEDRIYRSLEALLAYSDENPGTLRTTFADAALIAADLPRSAGLPEQLAESIAQGLRHGMEAGRLVADMNPDVIAHGIVGLVNQALRYGAEQRTPRPALLGEITRFVGRALVHREGS
- a CDS encoding acyl-CoA thioesterase II, with amino-acid sequence MTKRFDELLRLLDLEEIELNIFRGQNESGQEGRLFGGQVLSQALAAAGRTIENLPAHSLHAYFLRAGSPEVPVLYTVDRIRDGRSFTTRRVVAIQEGRAILNMAASFHEPEPGYDHQTSAPEAPEPESLSTWKEMITANMDRIPDARRREARGAPPVDYRYVDLPVFMGGDARSGPNRIWVRAAGGVPNDALLHQCILVYASDMSMIDTMLRHHGMKGPLGPVAMAASLDHAVWFHRPFQADEWLLYVQESPSAAGARGFSRGSIYQGGGLVASVAQEGLVRPSRKSG